The window AGATGAACAAGATGCGGCTCCGCACCGATTTCTGTGACGTGGGGCTGAGGGTCGGCAGCCGGGTCTTCAGGGTCCACCGGCTGGTGCTTGCTGCTTGCAGCCCTTACTTCTCCGCGCTGTTCTCCGGGGGGATGAGGGAGGCGGATAAGGAGGAGGTGCGGCTCCTCGGAGTGGAGACGGAAGTCTTTGAGGTTTTGCTGGACTTCATATACACAGGTCCGTGTCCATTATAATGATCCAATTATTCCCCACACCCCCACGACGATATATATTTCATAGCATTTTTGCTGAGCGCCTACGTGTACCCTTTCCTATCAGGCGTGATCAGTGTGACGGTGGACAACGTCCAGGAGTTGATGGTGGCAGCAGACATGCTGCAGTTGAACGAGGTGGTGTCTATCTGTGGCGAGTTCCTCAAGGGCCACATGGACCCGTCCAACTGTGTGGGCATCTTTCAGTTCCTGGAGCAGATCGCCTGCATGGACATGTTAGAGTTTACTGAGAACTACATTCATGTTCACTTTCTGGAGGTATGAAACAGTAAGAGGTACTGCATACTGCATGACAATACTTACCCCCAGGGGTATATGTACATGGTGGTCTTCTAGATAAACATGAAATCTTCTCTTAGTATGTCCTTAGTGAACGCAGTCAGCATTTGATCAAAATTTCACCATTTATTTTGCCAAAAATGCTCCAAATCCCACTGATTTTGTTCAAGTTTGATACTTACAGACCTCCTCCATCAACTGCCTCCTTTTAGGTGTGTGTCACCGATGAGTTCAAGGGCTTGTCAAAGGAGCAGCTGGTGAGGCTGCTGAGAAGTGAAGAGCTGAGGATTGAGGATGAGTACCAGGTATTCACAATAGCCATGGACTGGGTCCTCCAAGATGtggcaaaaaggaaaaaacatgtCGTGGAGGTGTTGGAACCAGTGCGCTTCCCTCTGCTTTCTCCACAGAGGCTCTTCAAGTACATAGAGGGTGAAGGAAACATCATGTTTCACATACCTGACATaccttttttatattatttatattcacaATATTGCTATATAATTGATTTGCTCAGTATGGTAAACAACATCTTGAGGTGTATGACATATTATCAAAGGTATTTCGGACTTCAGCCTGCGGGTGGCACTGCAGACGCTGCTGAAGGAATACACTGAAGTTACAAAGTCTCCCAAAGAAAACAAGATGTACAGTCAGCTCCAACCTGCCAAGATGAGACCCCGAAGGAAGGCCAGGAAATACCTCTATGCCATTGGTTCGTTTCAAACCTTGTATCAACGTGGAAAAGTAACCCGCTGCGATATGAAATGCCATTCAATCTTGGACTTTTACTGGATTTCCCGGTGGCAGGGGGCTACACGcggctgcagggcggccgcTGGAGCGACAGCCGGGCGCTGAGTTGCGTGGAGCGCTTCGACACCTTCAACCAGTACTGGACCACCGTGTCGTCCCTGCACCAGGCCCGCAGCGGCGTGGGGGTCGCCGTGCTGGAGGGCATGATCTACGTGGTGGGAGGTGAGAGAGACGAGGTCGTCTTTCGTTTGTGTAAAAGTAAAATGGTGTCATCCATCTTCAGTCTGACAAGGAATCCCTTTTTTTCTGCCCCAGGGGAGAAAGACTCCATGATTTTTGACTGCACTGAGCGATACGACCCAGTGACCAAGCAGTGGGCCGCTGTGGCGTCGCTGAACTTTCCGCGCTGTGGGGTCGGTGTCTGCCCCTGCCACGGGGCTCTGTATGCACTCGGTAAATGACACCACATCACCATTTTAAAAGCACTGATTTTTGACACGTGACGCTCAGTTTGCCGGTTTGTGCTATTCATTCTGTGAGAGCCGGTAACATGTTCTGTGGCGAGGATAAGCTGATCATCGCGCTGTGTCTCCGTAGGAGGTTGGATTGGCTCCGAGATTGGGAAGACCATGGAGCGATACGACCCAGAGGAGAACAAGTGGGAGGTAATCGGCAGCATGGCAGTTCCTCGTTATTATTTCGGCTGCTGTGAGCTGCAAGGTGGGTTCCTCCcgttttttgtttgaaaatgcCATGTGTACAATGCAAGTGATAAGGGAAGTGAAGTGCTTTTCTCCAGCTAGTTTTACACTTCCAAATTCCACTGAACTGCACTTCTCACTTTGGTTCCCTGCATTTCTTTACTGATGAGTAACGACGTCGTCCCTCTCCAGGGTTTGTATACGTAATCGGGGGAATCAGCGACGAAGGGATGGAGCTGCGTTCAGCCGAGGTGTACGACCCCATCTCCCGCCGCTGGAGCGCTCTGCCCGTTATGGACACACGGCGAGCATACGTGGGCGTCGCCTGCCTCAGCAACTGCATTTACGCGGTGGGCGGCTGGAACGAGGCCCTCGGGTCCCTGGAGACGGTGGAGAAGTACTGTCCAGAAGAGGTGAAGTGGGACACTCACCTACCTCACCTAATTCACGTTTCCTGTCGTATCCGCGCCGCCGTACAGTCTCCTCACCGCCGTGCTGCTCTTTCTACAGGAGAAGTGGGTCGAGGTGGCTCCGATGTCCACTGCTCGTGCGGGCGTGTCGGTGTCAGCTGTCAACGGGCTGCTGTACGCCGTCGGCGGGCGGGCCGCCAGCAGCGACTTCTCAGCCCCGGTGACAGTGGACTCGGTGGAGATCTACGACCCTCACCTGGATACCTGGACCGAAGTTGGCAACATGATCACCAGCCGCTGTGACGGCGGGTTAGCCGTGCTCTGATAGCCGGGAATATTCCAGTCGTGGACATCCATATCAGCACTTGAATCATACCAAAACTGCATTGactaaaaaaagcagaaaaaaaagctgcaccTTAACACATAATGGTGATTTTGTCCCTGGAGGCTTTCACTCAATCATAGATGTTATTTATAAATGGGTTAGACGTGTCTTTCCGTTTTATCTGTCCAGAACGTTCGACAGCAGATCTGAAACTGCCAAAACACCGTAGACTGCTATAAGACTTATCAGTGTCTCTATTTTCAACTCACTAAATACCTTTGCAGGAATATCAGTGGAAAAGAAGCTCCTATTGGAAGACAAAGTGATCCTTGCAATAAGGACATTGTTCATAGCAGAggatttatttttggggggttctGCTTCTTAAGTAGACTCCTTTTGGGAACAGACGTGAAAGCAcagttattgtttgttttctcttgatttttttcttaaagaaatgtttgaagTGAGTGCGTTGCTACTTGAAAGATTTATCGAACCACTTGAGCTTAATAATGGAACCAAAGTTTCATGGTAAGTGGTTACTGTGAACAATTCTAAACTTGAACAGTTTTCACACCAGTGCAGTTATCACACAGTAGTTTCCActggattatttttttgtatatatatataaatgatacTGTATATAATAGTGCCTCTTAACCACTTTTTACTCTCAGTTGTGTCTTGTCATTTCACTCAGTGTCACCAGACATTACTAAAATTTAGATTTCAACCTTCTGATGTTGAGATTTGCAACATTTCTGTAGGACTGTGTCCATACCGGTATGTAGAGatatgtttacctttttttatggAAGGTATATCATGTTTCCTCTAGATCTTGGGAGTTTATCAAAATTGCAAGCTGACTGAAGCTATTGAACATTTACAGTCAATTGAGTCAATGGTAATATCTTTCTAACATTGTTTACAAGCTTAATAAACTCCATAAAGGTGTCATGTTCTTGCTGGGTTTAAAGGTAATCTATGTTACCTCTCCTCCTTATTTACAAatgttcacattttaaaaattgaaGAGAAGGCTCAAGACTTCCGCTGTAACATTTCATTGATTTGTGCGTAAGTCCATCCTCACAATGTACACAGGACATTTACTCTTTCGCTCTACGGTAAAACTCATTGAGATACATTTCTACCCTCAGCTTGTGATGTGTGAAGATATAAACATCTTTATGTGACCAATTAAACCGATCGACGAGGATGTTTTGGATTAGTTAACATTATTAGAGCCACACTACTGACGAAAGAAGGGTTTGCAAATAGTCCAATGTTTATTTTTCCTAGTTTGCacatgaaaaatgacatttcagtAAGGGTTAGTGTTGTGGCAAAAAGTGATTTTACAAATGTTTTCTGACGATTCTTTCGTTTCAAAGTCTGTCCTGTTCTacggtttctttgtttttaaactaGCAGGACATTTCTGTGCCTATTTTGCATCTGTTCTTCACTTTCTAAATGGTATTCTACATCTGTACATGTCTtccaaaatatattaaaaagtaTTGTAGATAAAACTACTGCTGCGCTGTTGCGTACTGTATAAACCAACCATGCTGCACATCTGCATCTAACTCCACATTCGTATTCCCAATATTTGTGTCCCAATGGCTCACTACTTTCCTCCACTCAGTTCTGAATGTCTTTGATCTTCTTCTCGGGGTAGAATTCTTTAATTACAAGGGTGGCAACCAGTGAGAAGGTGGCCACCAGAGTGAGGACAGTTCGCATGGCTTTGAACCAGGAAGGGTATCCCGGCAGCAGGGTCAGGTCATAGTGCAGAGAGAGACCCAGTCCCATAATTACTACCAACGCTCCCTCTGCAAAATTGTCCCTGCAGAGCAGTGCCAGCCAGGCCAGAAGGGAAGGCACCACACTGTTGCCCAAGTTCATCCAGTCAGGTTGAGCGGGACTACCGGCGGGGAGGGCGAACCCCCAGCGGGCGCCTCCCAGAAAGGAGACGATACAGGCTCCATAGACCACTTGAGCACATGCCAGTTCAGGGTAGAAGGACTGTGTGGCAGCCATAGAGAGAGGTGCAAACAGGAAAGGGATGAGCCCCGAAACACCGAGGTAGAGGGCCGGTTTTGGGGCCTGGCCGAGGGCCCTCAAGCTGAAACCCTCCTTAAGGTCGCCTCTCTCCGAGGTGCCTCGTGGGTCCCTGTGGCAGAGACGCGTGACTCGCCAGCTCACTGGCCTGATGCGCAACATGTTGGTGGCAGTTATCGTGGAAGGCATTAACCTCGAGGAGGGCCTGGACTGAAAGGGCAGCTGAGCGTTTAACTCGATGTTTGGCGCTCTGACGGTCTGCTGAAGACATCTCCATACTGGGACCTGAGAAATGAATAATCAGACATAAACATTATTGGCTGATGTCAGACAGAATTCTTCATTTGTGACGCGAGTGGGCCTATTTAGTTGTCTGGACCCAGACATAAACATGATGAACGTCTTGTTATGATACTGGCACACACAGTATTTATCTGTACTCGTGAGAAAATATGCTGCATTGATCAGTCAACGTATCTTTCTTACCCCAGAAAGTATTACGCGGCTTTCAGATGCAAATCTAATCATCCTCAACCTGAAAAAGAGACGATATTCATTGGTTATAAAAAATACCCCGTAAAGCACAAACCAGACTGCCGGTGGAGCTAATAACAGCTAGCATACATAATCTCAACCTGATGCAATACAGAGCTATACAACTGTAACAACCATTTAAACATAGCGTTGCAATTATCAAAGCCGTACCGCCGTAATTGCTTTTCAATCGATGGTATGGCACAGTCACTGTACGCACAATTGCATGGAGTAAGTAGGCACAGTTAAAGTTAACAAATTTAGCTAAAGGTCGTTTGCAAGCTACCATTCTATCGGCACTCTACTAAATGCCTGCCTAAAAGCATACTGAATGAAGCCAAAAAGTAAATCGACTAGTAGGGCTGTCTGTGATGGTATTACGTTGTGTTCAAGATGACAAAACCCACGAACGTGTTCTACCAACAACGTGTTTTAGAATGTATatcattgtttctttttaaatgtcatttttcgcCTAAGAAAACGTTGTTTTATTTGAACAGAAATGTTTTAAAGACGCAAACTCCTAATCCTGTTTCCCTTTAAAAACACTATGAAACCTCGTTAGGCTGCATAATCCCGACGGATCTTGAACGTAGCTTCATTGAGGTTGTTCAGTCCCATAGTGGCAGCGCCAGTGGTAAGCCCTCCGAAAATCCAAACAAACATCAATCGCCTGTTGGTAAAGAAGTGTGTAGTTGCCCAAGAGGCGCAGTCTGGTTAATGTATTCAGATTCTATATATGCTACAGTCAATATCCATCGGAGGTTATGCTGCCTAGGAGAAGGTACGCGGTATCGTCATGAAACACTGCAAGTTAGCTCGCTAGCACTTAGCAAGCTGATAAATGTGTGCTGCCGCTGCTAGGGTAGCCATTTTGAAATTGTGTTGTTCCAACGAAGCCAGGTCTGTTTACCTCTATTGTATGTACGTGACAGCTACTTAAATATACGGTTTCAACCCCCGCGAGCATATCGAGTACGTTGCTACAATGCTAAGCCCTCGAACCGTATTGATTGATTTCAACTACCTAGCAGTTTTAGCTGGTGGACGTTACTTAATAGGCTGGGTAACGCTATCTACTAGCTAACAAATGCTACGCTAACGTTAACCTTAGCTAACTAAGCAGAGTTGGCCCACAGCAAAGTGGGGAAAGATCTGATAACGTTAACGTGCGTAGTTCCAGATTAACGTCGACTATATAACACCACTACCGTGTTGAGTCGTAAACTGTTCATTGATTTCCATGCAGTTTGTGGTATAGCATCACTCGGCTAACGTCAGTTAGCTTGGTAAACGTGCATGTAACGTTCCTGTGCGTTGGATTGATCTAACTGCAACGTTTTGCACATGTCCACGTGGGATAACAACGTCAAACTGGGTGCTCTGCCCCAAGTATCGTGTCGCTGTCATTCCTCTGAGACGAGTGTTAGATGTCTGTGGTGTTGAGCTGCTGTGTCCGGAGGAATGTGCACGGTAGCTGTTCGTGCACACGgagattgattttgttttaggTGTTTTAGGTAAATTCTATACTGAGATTGAATATAATCTTCTCAGAGATTGTAAACTTCGTTTTCATCTTTCATTGCACTCACTGCCAGTACCCCGGGGAGAAGTGTTCGAGTTATTTTTACATTCTTATAAATAATTCACTTAAAGTCGAAgcaatttttttgcaaaagacCGCATGCATTCAGCTCAAAATGGTTGCAAGattggttttttttaaacatttctcTCAACGTATTTTGTGTCAAAGGTAGTTAATTTACATGTCTTGTTGTGTCTTGAAGCTATTTTGGGGTTCAATGTCTGACACATCTGACAGATCTTTGGCCGTTGCGCAGGTAAAACTGAATAAATAGAAGTCTAACTTAATATTAACATAACGGTCTAATACCAAATCCATGCAGTTCATCTTTTACAGAGAGATGTGAATGTAATGGAATAGTTATTTTGGAACCTTCTTATTAGGTTATGgactcctttttatttttttttatttttttatttttataacaaaATCCCAAATAAGTGTACAGTCGAATCATTGACATTTTCTTGAATGTACgacttaatttattttttttctttggaggACTTGACTGGTattagtaagccaggtgtaccaACTAGGCCGGCAGTGTAAATACACCTGTtgctttgagattttttttcttttcttaattcGGCTTGTTATTCTTTATTGCAGGTCCAGTGTGTTTAGGAGCAAATACCAGTGAACCGTCAGCAAGAAAACTGAAATTCACCGCACTGCACCTTTCGCGTGGGAGGAAAAAGCTCAttgaagaaggaaaggagagacTCACTTGACCATCTTGGATCTTCATATGGAAAAAAGAAGTTGATTGAGCTTCCTTGAGGAATAATTTTTTTTGACGCGTCTGATTTTTGCTGAGGAACTTTTGTCATAAGACACAAAGATCTTTGGACTTGTGGAAGGTTTTTGTTAAGCTTTTGAGCTTTCTGCTTCCATACCTATGAAATCGGCGCTATACCCTTTACCTGCTTCAATCAGAAAACGGCATATAATTAAATGGGCGTCTTACAAATGTGATATTAAAACCTATAAAGATAAAATTGGCATAATAATGTATCCTCCAGCGGCATCCCTATTTCACTAACCCAAACCGACAATGACGGCGATGTAACATAGCGATTTACTTCCTTCACTGTCATGTGACTTTAAACCATTgagcattatttttttcaaacccGGTCAGTCTTTTTCATCAGTTTAATGAGGTGAGCAGTGGTTCTCAGTGACCTCCATTGCCAATAAAATACTCGTagctcatttttcttttctgcatgTGTTTTGGTAGATCTTAAAATGATTCGTTAAAGGGGAGTCGACGCAAAAGCATTCTGGCAGGATAACGCCTGTCGGTTTCCTTCCATCTGGTGTCCGCTATCCAGGGCGAACAACTTTCGGACTACTTCCTTATTTCAGTAATCAAACAACCCGGGTCTTTCTGATCGTGgtgcgggaggggagggggggggggggtgcgcgcATCACCTTTCAAACTCAACTAATTTAACCATCCAGCATAAAATCCAATCAGGCTTTGAGTCTCCTGATAATAACCGATAATGGCTCGAATGAATTGGTGAAGGAAGGAGTCTGCCtgtgggggggttggaggggggagAAATACCTGGATTGGACAAAGTGGCACACAGAAATCATCCGAGACGTGACCTCCACACGAGCAGTTTGGAACTCTGATTCGGGTTGTATCGGTCCTCTCGCAGAGCACTGCCCCACTACTTTGCCCGGACAGTTTTCCGGATCGCCATtccacatcattttttttttttttttttttttgcaacctgTTGACCCATCGTTCAGTGTTTCATCCTGGACGAAGGGATCTGCCTCTGGGAAAAGGGGCTGCGCTGTCCTGCAGGAGTTGGAGAGGGGGTTGTCACTGTGCTGCTCCCCGTCTGTCGCTCTGTGATCAGTGCCAGCAGGCCCGAGGAACCGAGCCCAGCCGGACCGAGCGAGGAGGCAGAGGACTTCAGAGCCACAGACTCTGGGGTAATCATGACTTGCTGTGGTCATTTTGTCAACACTTTGCGGGTAGCAGGTGTTTATTTCCGCCGCCTTGGTGCACAATGGCTTTAGAGGAAGAGCTATGtacttttaaaacctttttttatcacATATGTTGAAGAATAGAACTATGCTGTAAAAATATTTTCCATCCAGGCTGTCACCAGTTATCAGCTTAAAAGCTGCAGCAAGTTgagctttgttgttttctgctaaTAGAACTCTTTTATGCTCTTGCAGGAGACTTTTAATATCCACATaatttttaaagaactgctgttGGGGGGGGACACAATTCCTGTGTCTGGGCTCGAATTAGCCGTATCTGTTTTAAAGATGTCCTTCTTTACGTGTCCCTCTTGTTAGATCCTGGCCATGAGGTTTGATGCCTCGATCCACTGACCGGAAACACTGGACCTAAATGGCGCAGCATGACTTTGTCCCTGCCTGGCTTAACTTCTCCACGCCCCAGCCTGCCAAGGTGTGTAGTGCTGTATGAACCACTGTGGGCCAGTTTGTCATTGGGGGGGATATTTAAAATTGAGCGTGAAGTTGTAATTCCCAGTGTCTGTGCTCAAACACCAGATGCAAGTGTGTTTCTCTACACCTGAGTGACACATTCAGCGCTGTGTCACCGAGGCATTGAGGACGCCAATGAAAtagactgatgatgatgatggaaggTTTTGGGGTTTCTTGCTTCGGAGCTTTACTTGCTCTGTTACTGCTaaggagaaaaacaaggaaCATATTTAATACCTGGTAGGTCTAACTTTAGATGTTGAGTTTTAAACATAATAATGGTATTAAATTCACAACTTGATATGGTAGTATGCAGACTGTATCCCAGAGATGTCTGACCAAATGTTGCAAAcaaattagttgtttttttccaaactgCTTGATTCCTGCAGCTGactaaaatgaagaataaattCTGCACCGATTTTTGAGGTCAGATTGACATTTTCAGAGATTAATCTTTCTATCCTTCTTATAGGCCACTAATACAACTAAATTACAATTATGTTGCCATCCCTTTATTCATTCTGACTGCTTTGTTGGCACAGCACGTTAATATTAAAGTAATAACAGGTGACTAGCACAGCAGTGGAAAGTTGACTAAGTAAAAACCACAAACTGCAATGAAGGTTAAATCTTACTTAATGCAAGGTGAGATGTCCTGACACGACGAAATAAGAGGCAGGAAGGCCAAAGTATGACGAGCACGGTGACTGACGATGAAGCAAATGGGAGGTTTATTGGCGAC is drawn from Gasterosteus aculeatus chromosome 3, fGasAcu3.hap1.1, whole genome shotgun sequence and contains these coding sequences:
- the ipp gene encoding actin-binding protein IPP isoform X1, giving the protein MQSIQRDVLTVWRAAEVASSSVNLWVCSMLRLSKEVDLHVNTDRPPAAMSYASMSTSCGFGGDASAAMATPASEQALLASDRYARLILAQMNKMRLRTDFCDVGLRVGSRVFRVHRLVLAACSPYFSALFSGGMREADKEEVRLLGVETEVFEVLLDFIYTGVISVTVDNVQELMVAADMLQLNEVVSICGEFLKGHMDPSNCVGIFQFLEQIACMDMLEFTENYIHVHFLEVCVTDEFKGLSKEQLVRLLRSEELRIEDEYQVFTIAMDWVLQDVAKRKKHVVEVLEPVRFPLLSPQRLFKYIEGISDFSLRVALQTLLKEYTEVTKSPKENKMYSQLQPAKMRPRRKARKYLYAIGGYTRLQGGRWSDSRALSCVERFDTFNQYWTTVSSLHQARSGVGVAVLEGMIYVVGGEKDSMIFDCTERYDPVTKQWAAVASLNFPRCGVGVCPCHGALYALGGWIGSEIGKTMERYDPEENKWEVIGSMAVPRYYFGCCELQGFVYVIGGISDEGMELRSAEVYDPISRRWSALPVMDTRRAYVGVACLSNCIYAVGGWNEALGSLETVEKYCPEEEKWVEVAPMSTARAGVSVSAVNGLLYAVGGRAASSDFSAPVTVDSVEIYDPHLDTWTEVGNMITSRCDGGLAVL
- the LOC120815796 gene encoding transmembrane protein 69; protein product: MIRFASESRVILSGVPVWRCLQQTVRAPNIELNAQLPFQSRPSSRLMPSTITATNMLRIRPVSWRVTRLCHRDPRGTSERGDLKEGFSLRALGQAPKPALYLGVSGLIPFLFAPLSMAATQSFYPELACAQVVYGACIVSFLGGARWGFALPAGSPAQPDWMNLGNSVVPSLLAWLALLCRDNFAEGALVVIMGLGLSLHYDLTLLPGYPSWFKAMRTVLTLVATFSLVATLVIKEFYPEKKIKDIQN
- the ipp gene encoding actin-binding protein IPP isoform X2 is translated as MLRLSKEVDLHVNTDRPPAAMSYASMSTSCGFGGDASAAMATPASEQALLASDRYARLILAQMNKMRLRTDFCDVGLRVGSRVFRVHRLVLAACSPYFSALFSGGMREADKEEVRLLGVETEVFEVLLDFIYTGVISVTVDNVQELMVAADMLQLNEVVSICGEFLKGHMDPSNCVGIFQFLEQIACMDMLEFTENYIHVHFLEVCVTDEFKGLSKEQLVRLLRSEELRIEDEYQVFTIAMDWVLQDVAKRKKHVVEVLEPVRFPLLSPQRLFKYIEGISDFSLRVALQTLLKEYTEVTKSPKENKMYSQLQPAKMRPRRKARKYLYAIGGYTRLQGGRWSDSRALSCVERFDTFNQYWTTVSSLHQARSGVGVAVLEGMIYVVGGEKDSMIFDCTERYDPVTKQWAAVASLNFPRCGVGVCPCHGALYALGGWIGSEIGKTMERYDPEENKWEVIGSMAVPRYYFGCCELQGFVYVIGGISDEGMELRSAEVYDPISRRWSALPVMDTRRAYVGVACLSNCIYAVGGWNEALGSLETVEKYCPEEEKWVEVAPMSTARAGVSVSAVNGLLYAVGGRAASSDFSAPVTVDSVEIYDPHLDTWTEVGNMITSRCDGGLAVL